In Nitrospira sp., one genomic interval encodes:
- a CDS encoding response regulator, translating to MTRGYSMVGSTPPSGRPLYDPHALLDSQPVSVTVIDPADHTIQFQNQTSVKTFGPIAGGRCFQKIVGQAGPCAFCRMPDALIHDGILSEEVALPDGRPLLIHWAKAATTDGRTHVIETIIDLTARRQDEQSLRQSQKMEALGRLAAGIAHDFNNLLMVVTGHAQRVMQQLGSHPCRHEVELIGQAGARAAALTKKLLTFSRRQVLEQRDVPLNTLVRDMEDILRRLIGEQIQTVIVLDPQAGHVLGDSVQIEQVLLNLALNGRDAMAEGGILTIETGNADLDETYVRAHPGAVPGPYVKMVVEDTGSGIDPETLAHIFEPFFSTKEAGRGTGLGLATVYGIVKESRGYIEVVSQPGRGTRFTVMWPRVLKPTAEVEATAPAPARPATCATVLLVEDDEGIRGLMTAVLRDQGYEVLAAGDGVEALQMLQLRKGGCDLLITDVILPRMKAAVLVQGAKAMFPRLKVLFISGYAGDMLTSHGVDAQAAYLQKPFLPQTLIDKVADMLLPQSPP from the coding sequence ATGACCAGAGGATATTCCATGGTTGGTTCCACTCCCCCGTCCGGTCGCCCGCTGTACGATCCGCACGCGCTGCTCGACTCGCAACCGGTGAGCGTGACCGTGATCGATCCCGCCGACCATACGATTCAGTTTCAAAACCAGACGTCCGTGAAGACCTTCGGTCCTATCGCAGGCGGGCGGTGCTTTCAGAAGATTGTCGGGCAGGCCGGTCCTTGCGCGTTTTGTCGCATGCCGGATGCCTTGATCCATGATGGAATTCTTTCCGAAGAGGTGGCGCTGCCGGACGGCCGGCCCCTGTTGATCCATTGGGCCAAGGCCGCCACGACTGACGGGCGGACCCACGTGATTGAAACCATCATTGATCTGACGGCGCGTCGGCAGGATGAACAGAGCCTGCGGCAGTCGCAGAAAATGGAGGCGCTCGGGCGGCTGGCGGCGGGCATCGCGCACGACTTCAACAACCTCCTGATGGTCGTGACGGGGCATGCGCAGCGCGTGATGCAGCAACTGGGCTCGCATCCCTGTCGGCATGAGGTGGAGTTGATCGGCCAGGCCGGCGCGCGGGCGGCCGCCTTGACGAAGAAGCTGTTGACCTTCAGCCGCAGGCAGGTGTTGGAGCAACGCGACGTGCCGCTCAACACCTTGGTCCGCGACATGGAAGATATTCTGCGCCGCCTGATCGGTGAGCAGATCCAGACGGTGATTGTGCTCGATCCGCAAGCCGGGCATGTGCTCGGCGATTCCGTGCAGATCGAACAGGTCCTGCTTAATTTGGCGCTCAACGGGCGCGACGCGATGGCTGAGGGCGGCATCCTCACGATCGAGACCGGCAATGCCGATTTGGACGAAACCTATGTGCGGGCGCATCCCGGCGCGGTTCCCGGTCCCTACGTCAAAATGGTCGTCGAGGATACGGGCTCCGGCATCGACCCCGAGACCTTGGCGCATATCTTCGAGCCGTTTTTCAGCACCAAGGAGGCGGGCCGGGGAACCGGCCTCGGGTTGGCGACGGTATACGGCATCGTCAAGGAAAGTCGCGGCTACATCGAGGTGGTGAGCCAACCGGGACGAGGCACGCGATTTACCGTGATGTGGCCGCGGGTGCTCAAGCCGACGGCAGAGGTCGAAGCGACAGCGCCGGCTCCGGCGCGTCCGGCTACCTGTGCGACGGTGTTGCTGGTGGAGGACGACGAAGGGATTCGAGGCCTCATGACGGCGGTACTGCGAGACCAGGGCTACGAAGTCTTGGCGGCGGGGGATGGCGTGGAAGCCCTGCAGATGCTGCAGCTGCGCAAAGGCGGCTGCGACCTGCTGATCACCGACGTGATCCTGCCGCGAATGAAAGCTGCCGTGTTGGTGCAAGGAGCGAAGGCGATGTTTCCCCGGCTCAAGGTCCTGTTCATCTCGGGATATGCCGGAGATATGTTGACCTCGCACGGGGTGGATGCCCAGGCGGCCTACCTGCAGAAGCCCTTCCTACCGCAGACCCTCATCGACAAGGTGGCGGACATGCTCCTGCCCCAGTCCCCGCCCTGA
- a CDS encoding sodium:calcium antiporter, protein MIAAWGQLVVSGLLIVVAGTRLSAYGDQLAALTGLGRVWIGVVLMAAATSLPEVLTTVSAVLLDAPNLAAGDLFGAGLANMLTLGLLDLLHRGKRVWEQAAFEHTLVAALAMILTGLAAFLILFAREVGPGGVGMGSGLLFLVYVFGMRVVFRQEDVKRRQRVQQALAEAAVDGPLECAIRRDGVRRATMGFLGSTLGLLVAAPLLAQSAKTIADGYGVGATFVGTSLVAIVTTMPELVTSLAAVRLGAFDLAVGNLFGSNAFNMAAFVFADLAYRGGPLLAVIDSAHALTALWAILMMNVGLMGIMYRVEKRYLLIEPDSLVMIVAYLGGLWLLFR, encoded by the coding sequence ATGATTGCCGCATGGGGACAACTCGTGGTCAGCGGCCTGCTGATCGTCGTCGCGGGCACCCGCCTGTCGGCCTATGGCGATCAACTCGCCGCCTTGACGGGGTTGGGGCGCGTTTGGATCGGGGTGGTGTTGATGGCCGCCGCGACCTCCTTACCGGAGGTCTTGACGACGGTCAGTGCCGTGCTGCTCGACGCACCGAACCTGGCTGCCGGCGATCTGTTCGGGGCGGGGCTCGCGAATATGTTGACGTTGGGGCTGCTGGACTTGCTTCACCGCGGCAAACGGGTGTGGGAACAGGCGGCCTTCGAGCATACATTGGTGGCTGCGTTGGCGATGATCCTGACCGGCTTGGCCGCGTTCCTTATCCTGTTCGCCCGCGAGGTCGGACCGGGCGGTGTGGGGATGGGAAGTGGTCTGCTCTTCCTGGTGTATGTCTTCGGCATGCGGGTCGTCTTTCGGCAGGAGGACGTCAAGCGGCGGCAGCGGGTGCAACAGGCCTTGGCAGAGGCGGCGGTTGATGGACCGTTGGAATGCGCGATCAGGCGGGACGGGGTGCGGCGCGCGACCATGGGGTTCCTTGGCTCGACCCTGGGGCTGCTGGTTGCAGCGCCGCTGCTCGCGCAGTCGGCAAAAACCATCGCGGACGGTTACGGAGTCGGCGCCACCTTTGTCGGGACCTCGTTGGTGGCCATCGTAACGACCATGCCCGAGTTGGTGACGTCGCTAGCCGCCGTGCGTTTGGGGGCGTTCGATTTGGCGGTTGGCAATCTCTTCGGCAGCAATGCGTTCAACATGGCCGCCTTTGTCTTTGCCGATCTGGCCTACCGTGGCGGGCCGCTGTTGGCTGTTATCGATTCGGCCCATGCCCTGACGGCCTTGTGGGCGATTCTCATGATGAATGTCGGCTTGATGGGCATCATGTACCGAGTGGAAAAACGGTACCTGCTGATCGAACCGGACAGCCTGGTGATGATTGTGGCGTATCTTGGCGGACTGTGGTTGCTCTTTCGGTGA
- a CDS encoding PilZ domain-containing protein: MPKRRTARVAITRPVEIQGPHGISHGTLCDFSPSGARVCRTEVKVHCGMRLTLRFSLPDRMEPIELKQAVVSWVGTHEFGIGFPKPSRELRARFETVYELLLDAQTADTNDRVISLRLS, translated from the coding sequence ATGCCGAAACGCAGAACCGCCCGAGTCGCCATCACCCGTCCAGTTGAAATTCAGGGGCCACATGGAATCAGCCACGGCACGTTGTGTGATTTTTCTCCGAGCGGCGCTCGCGTGTGCCGGACGGAGGTCAAGGTCCACTGCGGCATGCGGCTGACGCTGCGGTTTTCGCTGCCGGACCGCATGGAACCGATCGAATTGAAGCAGGCCGTCGTGAGTTGGGTCGGAACCCACGAGTTCGGCATTGGGTTTCCCAAACCCTCGCGGGAACTCCGGGCACGGTTCGAAACGGTGTATGAGCTGTTGCTCGACGCCCAAACGGCCGACACGAACGACCGGGTGATTTCGCTCCGCCTCTCATGA
- a CDS encoding cation-translocating P-type ATPase, whose amino-acid sequence MDDQHSAASDRWHAYPIDDLGQAFDVSIREGLTQAEAGRRLSLHGPNELPEAAPLSPWKIFLAQFTSVIVWVLVGAAVVSGLLGEWIDTAAIMAIVALNGLLGFVQEYRAERSLAALKTLAVTYAHVVRDGVRQSLASRDVVPGDLIEVEAGDQVPADARLVQSVALRTQESALTGESTPVEKESATLGHEDLPLGDRRNMLFLGTTVTAGKGRALVVATGARTELGRIATLMTAVPVEPTPLQRRLEQFGHVLLLLSLGIVAVVFLLGLLRGEPAFNMFLTAVSLAVAAIPEGLPAIVTTTLALGVMRMVKRHALIRRLPAVETLGAATVICTDKTGTLTKNEMTVTHLYAEGRVYGVTGEGYDPAGAILDGDSSCGGLQDLLTDAILCNGASLKEADGSWTVLGDPTEGALLVAGAKARLRKDELERRHPLVQEIPFDSDRKMMSMVRRSGDGLVAYVKGAPDVLLSRCCEVVALDGTVTPLTDEIREEIGTANRRFAQQALRVVGFARRVLDSDATQFSPEHVETQLTFLGLAAMKDPLRPEAKTAVELCRSAGITTVMITGDHKETALAIAREAGFSSGPQQALSGIELNALTDEELADRVRTFSVYARVSAEHKLRIVKAWRARGAVVAMTGDGVNDAPAVREADIGIAMGMTGTDVTKEASDMVVTDDNFASIAAAVEEGRGIYDNIRKAVHYLLSCNLSEVLVMLGSTLVGWPLPLLPIQILWINLVTDGFPALALAVDPGDPDVMKRPPRDPQARLLDRARFLAICAQGGLMAAATLVVFGVTLSWWHEDVDSARTMTFTTLVLVQLFHAFSSRHDRYSLFQLGVFGNPALVAAVLLSALLQVGILLSPWGQEIFKVVSLRGNDWWLMLGFGVLPFLALELWKMWCRWRKP is encoded by the coding sequence ATGGACGACCAGCATTCCGCTGCCTCCGACCGATGGCATGCCTATCCGATCGATGATCTCGGTCAAGCATTCGACGTGTCCATCCGCGAAGGGCTCACGCAAGCCGAGGCCGGGCGACGACTGTCGCTCCATGGTCCCAACGAATTGCCCGAGGCCGCGCCCCTCTCTCCCTGGAAGATCTTCCTCGCGCAATTCACCAGTGTGATCGTATGGGTCCTCGTGGGCGCGGCCGTCGTGTCCGGACTCCTGGGCGAATGGATCGATACCGCCGCCATCATGGCGATCGTGGCGTTGAACGGCCTCTTAGGGTTTGTCCAGGAGTATCGGGCCGAGCGGTCGTTGGCCGCGCTCAAGACGCTCGCCGTCACCTATGCGCACGTCGTACGTGACGGCGTTCGACAGTCGCTGGCCTCTCGCGACGTGGTGCCGGGTGACCTGATCGAGGTGGAGGCCGGAGACCAGGTGCCGGCTGATGCGCGACTGGTCCAGTCGGTGGCCTTGCGGACGCAGGAGTCGGCCTTGACCGGAGAATCCACTCCGGTCGAAAAAGAATCGGCCACGCTGGGTCATGAGGATCTCCCGCTCGGCGATCGGCGGAACATGCTGTTCCTCGGCACGACGGTGACGGCCGGGAAGGGACGCGCGCTGGTCGTGGCCACCGGTGCGCGAACCGAGTTGGGGCGCATTGCGACCCTGATGACCGCCGTGCCGGTCGAACCGACGCCGTTGCAGCGGCGCTTGGAACAATTCGGTCACGTCCTGCTGCTGCTGTCGTTGGGCATCGTCGCCGTCGTCTTTCTGTTGGGACTGCTACGGGGCGAGCCGGCCTTCAACATGTTCTTGACGGCGGTGAGCCTGGCGGTGGCTGCGATTCCCGAAGGCCTGCCCGCCATCGTGACGACGACGCTGGCCCTGGGCGTCATGCGCATGGTCAAACGGCACGCGCTGATCAGGCGATTGCCTGCGGTGGAAACCTTGGGCGCGGCGACGGTGATTTGCACCGACAAGACCGGGACCCTCACCAAAAATGAGATGACGGTCACGCATCTCTATGCGGAGGGACGGGTGTACGGAGTGACCGGCGAAGGGTATGACCCGGCAGGAGCCATCCTCGACGGGGATTCGTCGTGCGGCGGGCTGCAGGACCTCTTGACCGATGCGATCCTCTGTAACGGCGCTTCTCTCAAGGAAGCCGATGGAAGTTGGACGGTGCTGGGTGATCCGACCGAAGGCGCGTTGCTCGTTGCGGGCGCCAAGGCGAGGTTGCGAAAGGACGAATTGGAGCGACGGCATCCGTTGGTGCAAGAGATTCCCTTCGACTCCGATCGAAAGATGATGTCGATGGTGCGGCGATCGGGGGATGGTCTCGTGGCCTACGTGAAGGGCGCGCCGGATGTCTTGCTCAGTCGATGCTGCGAGGTGGTCGCTCTCGACGGTACGGTCACGCCGTTGACCGACGAGATTCGCGAGGAGATCGGGACGGCCAATCGACGGTTTGCCCAGCAGGCCTTGCGTGTGGTGGGGTTCGCGCGGCGGGTGCTAGATTCGGACGCGACCCAGTTTTCACCCGAGCATGTGGAAACGCAGCTCACGTTTCTGGGGTTGGCGGCCATGAAAGACCCGTTGCGCCCCGAAGCCAAGACCGCCGTGGAGCTGTGCCGCTCGGCCGGCATCACGACGGTGATGATCACCGGGGATCACAAGGAGACGGCGTTGGCCATCGCGCGTGAAGCGGGATTTTCCAGCGGTCCCCAGCAGGCCCTGTCTGGGATCGAGTTGAATGCGTTGACGGACGAAGAGTTGGCGGACCGTGTCCGGACCTTCTCCGTCTATGCGCGGGTCTCGGCGGAGCATAAGCTCCGCATCGTCAAGGCGTGGCGTGCCAGGGGAGCGGTCGTGGCCATGACCGGCGACGGCGTGAACGATGCTCCCGCCGTGCGTGAAGCCGACATCGGCATCGCGATGGGCATGACGGGCACGGATGTGACGAAGGAAGCCTCGGATATGGTGGTGACCGACGACAATTTTGCGTCGATTGCGGCGGCTGTGGAGGAAGGCCGCGGCATCTACGACAACATTCGGAAGGCCGTCCACTATCTGCTGTCCTGCAACCTGAGCGAAGTGCTGGTGATGCTGGGCAGTACGCTGGTGGGTTGGCCGTTGCCGCTGCTGCCCATCCAGATTCTGTGGATCAATCTGGTGACCGACGGGTTTCCCGCTTTGGCTCTGGCGGTGGATCCCGGCGATCCCGATGTGATGAAACGTCCGCCCCGCGATCCTCAAGCCCGGCTGCTGGACCGTGCTCGGTTTCTCGCCATCTGCGCGCAAGGAGGCTTGATGGCGGCGGCCACGTTGGTGGTCTTCGGCGTTACCCTCTCGTGGTGGCATGAAGATGTCGACTCCGCAAGGACCATGACGTTCACCACACTGGTGTTGGTGCAACTGTTCCATGCGTTCAGTTCCCGCCATGACCGGTACTCGCTGTTTCAACTGGGGGTCTTCGGGAATCCGGCCCTGGTGGCGGCGGTCCTGCTGTCGGCTCTTCTGCAGGTCGGGATTCTCCTGAGCCCCTGGGGGCAGGAGATCTTCAAGGTCGTGTCGCTGCGGGGAAACGACTGGTGGTTGATGCTGGGATTCGGCGTGCTGCCGTTCCTGGCGCTGGAACTTTGGAAGATGTGGTGTCGGTGGAGGAAACCGTGA
- a CDS encoding acid phosphatase: MTQLAVFVLLLATWMLPGGAIAQSPLPQPDHIVIVIEENHAFDQIVDSPAAPYLNDLIKRGALLTQSYGATHPSQPNYIALFGGFIEGIVKNTCPHQLSTPNLRSSLAAVGKTFTGYAEDLPSVGAADCVAGGYVRKHNPWVNWQGAPTYQVPAEENRPFADFPTDFSQLPTVSIVIPNQANDMHDGWDPGRIERGDEWLRFYLDRYVEWAATHNSLLIVTFDEDNGKSDNRIPTILVGPMVKQGRFDERTDHYGLLRTLTDLYGAEPVGLGAKARPLTSIWAEPRR, translated from the coding sequence ATGACGCAGCTCGCAGTCTTCGTCCTACTCCTGGCGACCTGGATGCTGCCCGGTGGGGCGATCGCGCAGAGCCCCCTGCCGCAACCGGATCACATCGTCATCGTCATCGAGGAAAACCATGCCTTCGATCAGATCGTCGATTCTCCGGCAGCGCCCTACCTGAACGACCTGATCAAACGGGGCGCCCTCCTCACCCAATCCTATGGCGCCACCCATCCCAGCCAACCCAACTACATCGCATTGTTTGGCGGGTTCATCGAGGGGATCGTCAAAAACACCTGTCCCCACCAGCTCTCGACACCCAATCTCCGCAGCTCGCTCGCGGCGGTCGGTAAAACCTTCACCGGGTACGCCGAAGACCTACCCTCCGTCGGCGCGGCGGACTGTGTCGCCGGCGGCTACGTACGCAAACACAATCCATGGGTGAACTGGCAAGGCGCGCCCACCTACCAGGTCCCGGCCGAGGAAAATCGCCCGTTCGCCGATTTCCCCACCGACTTCTCTCAGCTGCCGACCGTCAGTATCGTGATTCCCAATCAGGCCAATGACATGCACGACGGCTGGGACCCGGGACGGATCGAGCGAGGCGACGAATGGCTCCGCTTCTACCTCGACCGCTATGTGGAATGGGCCGCCACCCACAACAGCCTGCTGATCGTCACGTTCGACGAAGATAACGGCAAGTCCGACAACCGTATTCCGACGATTCTCGTCGGCCCCATGGTCAAACAGGGGCGATTCGATGAACGGACCGATCATTATGGGCTGCTGCGCACGCTCACGGACCTGTACGGCGCCGAGCCGGTCGGACTCGGCGCCAAGGCACGCCCCCTCACCAGCATCTGGGCTGAACCGCGGCGGTAG
- a CDS encoding ABC transporter ATP-binding protein, with translation MSSFKRFLPFLKPYFPRMIAAAIMVMAVAAVNLALLRLAGSLWDVITVQRDEAHMTQMILLFLGLVLLQGFCLMGHSYLTAWVSQRVVADFRTHLFAHLHTLSVNFFSKRRTGELMSRLMSDVTVIQNVVTDTPIDAAKQIVTFVGGAGFLFAMNWRLCLLILVLLPLLVVVAKLFGRRLRALSTTIQDQTASVSTLVEEVIAGIRVVKSFVQGKREEQRFVTQVQAALELALRRAAIMAVFVPTITFVTFAAAAAVLWFGGRQVIEGTVSPGDLFAFVLFAGILIGPFGSAARVFAQIKEAQGAMQRVFEILDTHAEIADAPDAVDLPAVQGHVRAEHLRFAYDARQPVLSDVSFEAKPGELIAIVGPTGSGKTTIINLLHRFYDPTAGRLMIDGHDLRGVRLESLYRQIALVPQETILFGGSIRDNIRYGREDAPEADIIAASQAAHAHEFIIGFPDGYDTIVGEKGINLSGGQRQRVAIARAILKNPRILLLDEATSALDTESERLVQQALERLMVNRTTFVVAHRLSTIQRADRILVLNKGQLVEEGTHASLLERQGLYHYLYTLRLSELPA, from the coding sequence ATGTCCTCCTTCAAACGGTTCCTGCCCTTCCTGAAGCCCTATTTTCCCCGCATGATTGCGGCCGCGATCATGGTGATGGCGGTCGCCGCCGTCAACCTGGCGCTGCTCCGCCTCGCGGGATCGCTGTGGGATGTCATCACCGTCCAGCGCGACGAAGCCCACATGACCCAGATGATCCTCTTGTTCTTGGGCCTGGTTCTGCTGCAGGGCTTCTGCTTGATGGGCCACAGTTACTTGACCGCGTGGGTGTCACAGCGGGTGGTCGCGGATTTCCGCACCCATCTCTTCGCCCACCTCCACACCCTGTCCGTCAATTTCTTCTCCAAGCGGCGGACCGGGGAGCTGATGTCCCGTCTGATGAGCGATGTCACGGTCATCCAGAACGTCGTAACGGATACCCCGATCGATGCGGCCAAGCAGATCGTGACCTTTGTCGGCGGCGCCGGCTTCCTGTTTGCCATGAACTGGCGGCTGTGCCTGCTTATTCTGGTACTGCTCCCGCTGCTCGTCGTCGTCGCCAAGCTCTTCGGTCGGCGGTTGCGAGCGCTCTCCACGACCATTCAGGATCAGACCGCCTCGGTCAGCACGCTGGTGGAGGAGGTCATCGCCGGCATCCGGGTGGTGAAATCGTTCGTCCAGGGCAAACGGGAGGAACAACGGTTCGTCACCCAGGTACAGGCAGCGCTCGAACTGGCCTTGCGCCGTGCCGCCATCATGGCGGTGTTCGTGCCGACGATCACGTTCGTGACCTTTGCCGCCGCCGCCGCCGTGTTGTGGTTCGGAGGACGGCAGGTCATCGAGGGCACCGTCTCGCCCGGCGACCTGTTCGCCTTCGTCCTGTTCGCCGGCATCCTGATCGGCCCGTTCGGATCGGCCGCCAGGGTCTTCGCACAGATCAAGGAAGCCCAGGGCGCCATGCAGCGAGTGTTTGAGATTCTCGACACCCATGCCGAGATTGCCGACGCGCCGGACGCGGTCGATCTCCCGGCTGTGCAAGGCCATGTCCGCGCCGAGCACCTCAGGTTCGCGTACGACGCCCGCCAGCCGGTCCTCTCGGACGTGTCCTTTGAAGCCAAGCCCGGCGAACTCATCGCGATCGTGGGGCCGACAGGATCGGGCAAGACAACGATCATCAATCTGCTGCACCGTTTCTACGACCCGACGGCGGGACGTCTCATGATCGACGGGCACGATCTCAGGGGTGTGCGCCTGGAGAGTCTCTACCGCCAGATCGCCCTGGTGCCCCAAGAAACGATTCTGTTCGGCGGATCCATCCGCGACAACATTCGGTATGGACGCGAGGATGCGCCCGAAGCCGACATCATCGCCGCCAGCCAGGCTGCTCACGCGCACGAATTCATCATCGGATTCCCGGACGGCTACGACACCATTGTAGGGGAAAAGGGCATCAACCTCTCGGGAGGGCAACGCCAGCGGGTGGCCATCGCACGGGCGATCCTGAAAAATCCCCGCATTCTCCTGCTGGACGAAGCCACTTCGGCGCTCGATACGGAATCGGAACGGCTGGTGCAACAGGCCTTGGAACGGCTCATGGTCAACCGCACGACCTTCGTCGTGGCGCACCGCCTCAGTACCATCCAACGCGCCGATCGGATTCTGGTGCTCAACAAGGGCCAGCTCGTCGAAGAAGGCACCCATGCCTCCCTCTTGGAGCGGCAAGGGCTCTATCATTACCTCTATACGCTACGCCTGAGCGAATTACCGGCCTGA
- a CDS encoding AURKAIP1/COX24 domain-containing protein, giving the protein MASVLKKRRKKMRKHKYKKLRRRQKFLRRKS; this is encoded by the coding sequence ATGGCGAGTGTCCTCAAGAAACGCCGGAAGAAGATGCGCAAACACAAGTACAAGAAATTGCGCCGGCGTCAGAAATTCTTGCGTCGCAAGAGCTGA
- the nadB gene encoding L-aspartate oxidase encodes MSVRVSSHKLETDFLVVGGGVAGLRAAIELSRAGRVLMLTKGHPYESNSMFAQGGVAVALSEEDDVGSHLTDTLKAGHGLCRREAVRVLVEEGPDRIQELIAWGAKFDKIGKRFAYTREAAHSRSRILRARGDATGNEMVRALMAHAARQRRIHRLDRRFTVDLLVLEGRCCGAIVLNELTGERSLLAAGAVVLSTGGAGQVYARTTNPGNATGDGMAMALRAGAVLTDMEFVQFHPTSLYLPSSPPFLLSEAIRGEGGRLRNIKGELFMHRYHPDGALAPRDVVSRAIWSEMAATRARHVYLDVTHLGAAFVKRRFPTIYATCLRYDIDMTEEWIPVSPSAHYMMGGVWTDVDGATTLPGLYAAGEVACSGVHGANRLASNSLLEGLVFGMRAARAAVAHAGRSSLPTTLPTVEELEEGRPIELDDPEKLRSSLRRVMWGKVGVVRSRDSLIAASAQLVRWMRLLDHPFTSRAALEVKNMVQVARCVTEAALWRENSVGAHYRSDFAEANLPGWRAHSRLCLGSDEVTGVGAKARDLVLVSQEAPNGKGGKRKSGRS; translated from the coding sequence TTGTCTGTACGAGTCTCCTCCCATAAGCTTGAAACGGATTTTCTCGTCGTCGGCGGCGGGGTTGCCGGCTTGCGCGCGGCGATCGAACTGAGTCGAGCCGGGCGTGTTCTGATGCTGACCAAGGGCCATCCCTACGAGAGTAATTCGATGTTCGCGCAGGGGGGCGTGGCGGTGGCGCTGAGCGAGGAAGACGACGTCGGCAGCCATCTGACCGATACCTTGAAGGCGGGACATGGACTCTGCCGCCGCGAAGCCGTCCGCGTGCTGGTCGAGGAGGGGCCGGATCGCATCCAGGAACTGATCGCCTGGGGTGCCAAGTTCGACAAGATCGGGAAGCGGTTTGCCTATACCCGCGAGGCCGCTCACAGTCGGAGCCGCATCCTCCGCGCCCGCGGTGATGCGACGGGCAATGAAATGGTGCGGGCGCTCATGGCCCATGCGGCGCGGCAACGCCGCATCCACCGACTCGACCGGCGGTTTACCGTGGACCTGCTGGTGTTGGAGGGGCGCTGTTGCGGGGCCATCGTGCTGAACGAATTGACAGGGGAACGTTCCCTCCTGGCGGCCGGTGCGGTCGTGCTGTCCACCGGAGGGGCCGGGCAGGTTTATGCGCGGACCACCAATCCCGGCAATGCCACCGGCGACGGCATGGCGATGGCGCTTCGAGCCGGGGCGGTGCTCACGGACATGGAGTTCGTGCAGTTCCACCCCACGTCGCTCTACTTGCCGTCCAGTCCGCCTTTTCTGCTCTCGGAAGCCATCCGGGGGGAAGGCGGCCGACTGCGCAACATCAAGGGCGAGTTGTTCATGCACCGGTATCATCCTGACGGGGCGTTGGCGCCTCGGGATGTCGTGTCGCGGGCCATCTGGTCGGAGATGGCGGCCACGCGGGCGCGCCACGTGTATTTGGACGTGACGCATCTGGGGGCGGCCTTCGTGAAGCGGCGGTTTCCGACCATCTATGCCACCTGTCTTCGGTACGACATCGATATGACCGAGGAGTGGATTCCGGTTTCTCCCAGCGCACATTACATGATGGGGGGCGTCTGGACCGATGTGGACGGCGCCACCACGCTGCCGGGACTGTATGCCGCGGGAGAGGTGGCCTGTAGCGGAGTCCATGGGGCCAATCGTCTGGCCAGCAATTCCTTGCTTGAAGGTCTGGTGTTCGGGATGCGGGCTGCTCGGGCTGCCGTTGCCCATGCAGGGCGCTCCTCCCTGCCCACCACGCTACCCACCGTCGAGGAGTTGGAGGAGGGGCGACCGATTGAGTTGGATGATCCGGAGAAACTTCGAAGCTCACTCCGGCGTGTGATGTGGGGGAAGGTCGGAGTCGTGCGTTCGCGGGATTCCCTGATCGCCGCCTCGGCACAATTGGTGCGGTGGATGCGGCTGTTGGACCATCCCTTCACGTCGCGGGCGGCCTTGGAGGTCAAGAATATGGTGCAGGTCGCTCGTTGTGTCACGGAGGCGGCGTTGTGGCGGGAGAATAGTGTGGGGGCTCATTACCGGTCCGATTTTGCCGAGGCCAACCTGCCCGGGTGGCGGGCGCACAGTCGCCTCTGCTTGGGCTCCGACGAGGTTACCGGGGTTGGGGCGAAGGCGAGAGACCTCGTGCTCGTATCGCAGGAGGCGCCGAATGGGAAGGGTGGGAAACGGAAATCCGGTCGTTCATAA
- a CDS encoding lytic transglycosylase domain-containing protein, whose product MASRSAIPPLLWASATILLTAGTALADVYQYVDANGTISLTNVPNDPRYRRVSSSLPHPRSVISDGELAPVIARHSRAHRLHPALIRAIIKTESDFDPMAVSRAGAVGLMQLMPQTALRLDVRDSYNPDDNIGGGTKYLRQLLDRFQGNLPLALAAYNAGEHTVDRYRGLPPIEETREYVKKVLRYYRAFLMNDRISVSHPSHSAPPAIRARGLSPSPQPR is encoded by the coding sequence ATGGCCTCTCGATCGGCAATTCCACCACTGTTATGGGCATCGGCCACCATCCTGCTGACGGCAGGAACGGCCCTAGCCGATGTCTACCAGTACGTCGATGCGAACGGAACCATCTCTCTGACGAATGTGCCGAATGATCCCCGCTACCGACGCGTCAGTTCGAGTCTTCCCCATCCGCGAAGCGTCATCTCCGACGGTGAATTGGCGCCCGTCATCGCTCGTCACTCCCGAGCCCACCGACTTCACCCGGCCCTCATTCGTGCCATCATCAAGACCGAGTCCGACTTCGACCCGATGGCGGTGTCCCGGGCGGGGGCCGTGGGGCTCATGCAGTTGATGCCACAGACAGCCCTGCGCCTCGACGTGAGGGATTCCTATAACCCGGATGACAACATCGGCGGAGGGACGAAATATCTACGGCAGCTTCTGGATCGATTTCAGGGCAATCTCCCCCTCGCCCTCGCTGCCTACAATGCCGGAGAGCATACTGTAGACCGATACCGAGGCTTGCCGCCCATCGAAGAGACCCGAGAGTACGTGAAAAAAGTGCTGCGTTATTACCGCGCCTTCCTTATGAACGACCGGATTTCCGTTTCCCACCCTTCCCATTCGGCGCCTCCTGCGATACGAGCACGAGGTCTCTCGCCTTCGCCCCAACCCCGGTAA